One genomic window of Candidatus Nitrosopumilus sediminis includes the following:
- the cysS gene encoding cysteine--tRNA ligase: MKLQDTLSKSEQEVDISKKVKIYLCGVTVYDESHIGHARTIIVFDVLRKYLESKGIEIEFIQNFTDVDDKIINRANEENKTADQISTKYIENYYKDFDGLNVKRATNYPKATKHIPEIIKFIEKLIAKGVSYPTKNGVYFSVSKFPEYGKLSKKKIDELQSGARIEVDEEKKDPLDFAVWKISDKEPVWDSPWGKGRPGWHIECSAMSIKYLGENFDIHGGGRDLIFPHHENEIAQSESCTGKQFAKIWMHVGMVTIDGEKMSKSIGNVKSIKHVIENWGPNIIRLFCLSGHYSKPIDYSEELLKENLIKWRQVETCHYELIHANNENSENINEFVNKVVAEFDNALDDDFNTHLALSAFFQLVKETNRLAADEKLGKENSRIIKKELKRMLEILGLTIPEITDSQKEEIDKLIRQREQSRKEKQFEVADRIRDKLNEMNIELIDHKGKTIWMIKEKIKAEK; the protein is encoded by the coding sequence ATGAAACTTCAAGATACATTATCAAAATCAGAGCAAGAGGTAGACATTTCAAAAAAAGTCAAAATTTACCTTTGTGGAGTTACAGTTTATGACGAATCTCATATAGGCCATGCAAGGACAATCATAGTTTTTGATGTATTAAGAAAATATCTTGAATCCAAGGGAATAGAAATTGAATTCATTCAAAACTTTACAGATGTAGATGATAAAATTATCAATCGTGCCAATGAAGAAAACAAAACGGCAGACCAAATCAGTACAAAGTATATTGAAAATTACTATAAGGACTTTGACGGACTAAATGTGAAACGGGCTACAAACTATCCTAAAGCAACAAAGCACATCCCAGAAATCATAAAATTTATTGAAAAATTAATTGCGAAAGGTGTTTCATATCCAACAAAAAATGGAGTGTATTTCTCTGTATCAAAATTTCCAGAATACGGAAAATTATCTAAAAAGAAAATCGATGAACTTCAATCAGGGGCAAGAATCGAAGTAGACGAAGAGAAAAAAGATCCACTTGATTTTGCAGTATGGAAAATATCAGACAAAGAACCAGTCTGGGATAGTCCTTGGGGCAAAGGACGTCCAGGATGGCACATAGAATGCTCTGCGATGAGCATAAAGTATCTTGGAGAAAATTTTGACATTCATGGAGGAGGACGTGACTTGATTTTTCCACATCATGAAAATGAAATTGCACAATCCGAATCATGTACAGGTAAACAATTTGCAAAAATTTGGATGCATGTTGGAATGGTCACTATCGATGGGGAAAAAATGTCAAAATCCATTGGGAATGTAAAATCGATTAAACATGTTATTGAAAACTGGGGACCTAACATCATCAGACTATTTTGTTTATCAGGACATTATTCAAAGCCAATTGATTATTCTGAAGAATTACTTAAAGAAAATCTCATCAAATGGAGACAGGTAGAAACATGTCATTATGAATTGATTCATGCAAATAATGAAAATAGTGAAAACATAAATGAATTCGTCAATAAAGTGGTCGCAGAGTTCGATAATGCGTTAGATGATGATTTTAATACACACTTGGCATTATCGGCATTTTTCCAATTAGTAAAAGAAACTAACAGATTAGCTGCCGATGAAAAACTCGGAAAAGAAAATTCCAGAATAATTAAAAAAGAATTGAAAAGGATGTTAGAAATTTTAGGATTAACTATTCCAGAAATAACAGACAGTCAGAAAGAAGAAATTGATAAATTAATTCGCCAGAGAGAACAATCAAGAAAAGAGAAGCAATTTGAAGTTGCAGACAGAATACGAGATAAATTAAATGAAATGAATATAGAACTAATTGATCACAAAGGCAAGACAATCTGGATGATAAAAGAGAAAATAAAAGCGGAAAAATAA